A window from Chromatiaceae bacterium encodes these proteins:
- a CDS encoding carbon storage regulator, whose amino-acid sequence MLILTRREGESIILETSDGPIRVTLVEYKSSTDTAVGIEAPSSVKILREEIAGVAHTSD is encoded by the coding sequence ATGTTGATACTCACCCGCCGGGAAGGCGAATCGATCATTCTCGAAACCTCAGACGGCCCGATCCGGGTCACTCTGGTGGAATACAAGAGCAGCACCGATACCGCTGTCGGCATTGAAGCCCCTAGCTCGGTAAAAATCTTACGCGAAGAGATAGCTGGGGTCGCCCATACTTCCGACTAA